A region from the Corylus avellana chromosome ca7, CavTom2PMs-1.0 genome encodes:
- the LOC132187435 gene encoding exosome complex component RRP41 homolog, with protein MRQIRAEIGAVAKADGSAVFEMGNTKVIAAVYGPREVQNRSQQMNDKALVRCEYSMANFSTGDRMRKPKGDRRSTEISLVIRQTMEACILTHLMPRSQIDIFVQVLQADGGTRSACINAATLALADAGIPLRDLVTSCSSGYLNSTPLLDLNYVEDSAGGPDVTVGFLPKLDKVTLLQMDSKLPIDIFENVMQLAIEGCKAVANYIREILLENTKQLEYRRGL; from the exons ATGAGGCAAATTCGAGCAGAGATTGGTGCCGTGGCCAAAGCTGACGG TTCTGCTGTGTTTGAGATGGGTAACACTAAAGTGATTGCTGCAGTATATGGCCCTAGAGAG GTCCAAAATAGGAGTCAACAAATGAATGACAAGGCCCTG GTGCGATGCGAGTATAGCATGGCTAATTTTAGTACTGGGGATCGCATGAGAAAACCAAAGGGTGACAG GCGATCCACAGAGATATCTTTAGTTATTCGCCAGACCATGGAAGCTTGCATATTGACACATTTGATGCCTCGGTCTCAG ATAGATATTTTTGTCCAAGTACTCCAAGCAGATGGAG gaACTAGGTCTGCATGTATCAATGCTGCAACTTTAGCCCTTGCAGATGCTGGGATCCCATTGCGGGATCTTGTTACTTCATGTAGTTCCGGGTACCTTAATAGCACTCCTCTGCTTG ATTTGAACTACGTGGAAGATAGTGCTGGAGGTCCTGATGTCACTGTAGGGTTTCTCCCTAAGTTGGACAAAGTGACCCTTCTTCAG ATGGATTCTAAGTTACCAATAGACATTTTTGAAAACGTCATGCAACTTGCAATTGAAGGCTGCAAAGCAGTAGCAAATTACATTCGAGAA ATACTGCTAGAGAATACCAAGCAACTAGAGTATCGTCGGGGTCTATAG